A stretch of Pirellulales bacterium DNA encodes these proteins:
- a CDS encoding sigma-70 family RNA polymerase sigma factor, producing the protein MDHCDLELAELVAKGKAQGYLTYDEVNDYLPDEAVDPEKLDSLLVALDEMGIELVTEAPAQAVESVAAGGEPARNHADELDAEEIEALRNMPLPARTAESPKLSDDPIRMYLSQMAEIPLLTREEEISLAKKIEVTRKRYRRSVLGCNFAMQATVDTLEKVHKGILPFDRTIKVSLTERLTKEQIMARMPHNLRTLKHLLEQNREDFRKLISRRTPRAEWLEARQRFLRRRRKALTLVEELSLRTRRVTQMVKQMHESSRRMDYLRERIKKVVGQTAAKDELANLRKELRDLMLSTLDSPRSLRNRREIMVRQFQDFEQVKRQLSSGNLRLVVSIAKKYRNRGLSFLDLIQEGNTGLMRAVDKYEYRRGYKFSTYATWWIRQAITRAIADQARTIRIPVHMIDVLSRLRNISKRLLQELGREPTTEEIARTADIGIEEVRRVLNIGRHPVSLDRPVGESEDSSFGEFIEDNGTESPLISASQGMLRKKIEGLLKTLTYREREIIRLRYGLGDGYTYTLEEVGRIFKITRERVRQIEAKAVRKLQHPVRSKQLEGFLGGVAQA; encoded by the coding sequence GTGGACCATTGCGATCTTGAATTGGCCGAATTGGTGGCCAAAGGCAAAGCCCAGGGTTATCTGACCTACGACGAGGTGAACGACTATCTGCCCGACGAAGCGGTCGATCCGGAAAAGCTCGACAGCTTGCTCGTGGCCCTCGATGAAATGGGAATCGAGCTGGTCACGGAGGCGCCGGCCCAAGCCGTCGAATCGGTCGCCGCCGGCGGCGAGCCCGCGCGCAATCACGCCGACGAACTCGATGCCGAAGAGATCGAAGCGCTGCGCAACATGCCCTTGCCGGCGCGAACCGCCGAATCGCCGAAGCTGAGCGACGATCCGATTCGGATGTATCTCTCGCAGATGGCGGAAATTCCGCTGCTGACGCGCGAGGAAGAAATCTCGCTGGCCAAGAAGATCGAAGTCACGCGGAAGCGCTATCGCCGCTCGGTGTTGGGCTGCAATTTCGCGATGCAAGCCACGGTCGACACGCTCGAAAAAGTACACAAGGGGATCTTGCCCTTCGACCGCACGATCAAGGTCTCGCTGACCGAGCGCTTGACCAAAGAGCAGATCATGGCCCGCATGCCGCACAATCTGCGCACGCTCAAGCACTTGCTGGAGCAGAATCGCGAAGATTTCCGCAAGCTAATCAGCCGCCGCACGCCGCGAGCCGAATGGCTCGAAGCGCGGCAACGGTTCCTGCGCCGCCGCCGCAAGGCGCTGACGCTGGTCGAAGAACTGAGCCTTCGCACTCGCCGCGTGACGCAGATGGTCAAGCAGATGCACGAGAGCTCGCGGCGCATGGACTATCTTCGCGAGCGCATCAAGAAGGTCGTCGGCCAGACTGCCGCGAAAGATGAATTGGCCAACCTCCGCAAAGAGCTCCGCGACTTGATGCTCTCGACGCTCGACAGCCCGCGCAGCCTCCGCAATCGCCGCGAGATCATGGTCCGCCAGTTCCAGGATTTCGAGCAGGTGAAGCGGCAGCTTTCCAGCGGGAATTTGCGGCTGGTGGTGTCGATCGCCAAGAAATATCGCAATCGCGGCCTGAGCTTCCTGGACTTGATCCAAGAGGGAAACACGGGCCTGATGCGGGCGGTCGATAAATACGAATATCGCCGCGGCTACAAATTCTCGACCTACGCCACGTGGTGGATTCGCCAGGCGATCACGCGTGCCATCGCCGATCAGGCCCGGACGATCCGCATCCCCGTGCACATGATCGATGTCTTGTCGCGGCTGCGAAATATTTCGAAGCGGCTGTTGCAAGAATTGGGTCGCGAGCCGACCACCGAGGAAATCGCCCGCACCGCCGACATCGGCATCGAGGAAGTGCGCCGGGTGTTGAATATCGGGCGGCATCCGGTGAGCCTCGACCGGCCGGTGGGCGAAAGCGAAGACAGCAGCTTCGGCGAGTTTATCGAAGACAACGGCACCGAAAGCCCGTTGATCTCGGCCTCGCAGGGAATGCTGCGCAAAAAGATCGAAGGCCTGCTGAAAACGCTCACGTATCGCGAGCGGGAAATCATCCGCCTGCGCTACGGCCTGGGCGACGGCTACACCTACACGCTCGAAGAAGTGGGCCGGATTTTCAAGATCACGCGCGAGCGCGTGCGGCAGATCGAAGCCAAAGCCGTCCGCAAGCTGCAACATCCGGTTCGCAGCAAGCAGTTGGAAGGCTTTTTGGGCGGCGTCGCCCAAGCGTGA
- the dnaG gene encoding DNA primase yields the protein MSFASSFDDKERVRQAIDIVDLVGSYLQLRREGRGYKAICPWHDDTRPSLQVNPDRQSFKCWVCDLGGDIFSFVMKIENIDFPEALAMLADRAGITLTPRQSEGRGTRGEGREAGNADEKRTLYQAAAWAEQQFAECLMSAPEAESARRYLDDRGISDESIHRYHLGFSPDRWDWLIKQALHGGFSPAVLEKIGLLIRRDGGGHYDRFRGRVIFSIRDVQGRPVAIGGRVLPEHAATNPAKYVNSPETPLFSKSSMLYGLDLARDAITKSRTAVVMEGYTDCIVARQFGFENVLAVLGTALGERHIRLLRRFADRIVLVLDGDEAGQKRTGEVLSLFVAEQVDLRIVTLPDELDPCDFLLERGADAFRKLLDSPVDALEHAFRMATRGLDIATMPHQAQVALDGLLQTIAKAPRLREGTTSETRIRQWAMMARLARMFGIDEAVLRGRLSELREKQRSAKNTVSAAGSSGGTLQGDSSANAPVAFAALNPWDRELLEILLLEPEAVAAVAEVIRPEQLMSEASRRIYLACCRLAAAGATPDFQRLLLEFDDPRYKNLLVELDEQGHAKRSLDAAARLRELLDAFRCRDEDRRTRDQARAVEEKRLAADEELDVLQQLIEQKRNRQGISAPTDG from the coding sequence TCGTCGTTCGACGATAAAGAACGGGTCCGCCAGGCGATCGATATCGTCGATCTGGTCGGCAGCTATCTGCAATTGCGGCGCGAAGGCCGCGGCTACAAGGCCATTTGCCCCTGGCACGACGACACGCGCCCCAGCTTGCAAGTGAACCCAGATCGGCAATCGTTCAAATGCTGGGTCTGCGATCTCGGCGGCGACATCTTCAGCTTCGTCATGAAGATCGAGAATATCGATTTCCCCGAAGCGCTTGCCATGCTTGCCGATCGGGCGGGCATCACGCTTACGCCGCGGCAAAGCGAGGGGCGAGGGACGAGGGGCGAGGGGCGAGAAGCAGGCAACGCCGACGAGAAACGGACGCTCTATCAAGCGGCTGCCTGGGCGGAACAGCAATTTGCGGAATGCTTGATGTCGGCGCCCGAAGCGGAAAGCGCGCGGCGCTATCTGGATGATCGCGGCATCAGCGACGAAAGCATCCATCGCTACCATCTCGGCTTTTCGCCCGATCGCTGGGATTGGCTGATCAAGCAAGCGTTGCACGGCGGATTTTCGCCGGCGGTGCTGGAAAAGATCGGCCTGCTGATCCGGCGCGATGGCGGCGGACACTACGATCGCTTCCGCGGCCGAGTGATCTTCTCGATTCGCGATGTGCAAGGCCGGCCGGTGGCGATCGGCGGCCGAGTACTGCCGGAACACGCTGCGACGAATCCGGCCAAATACGTCAATTCGCCCGAAACGCCGCTGTTTTCCAAAAGCAGCATGCTCTACGGGCTCGATTTGGCCCGCGATGCGATCACCAAAAGCCGCACCGCCGTGGTGATGGAAGGCTATACGGACTGCATCGTCGCCCGGCAGTTCGGCTTTGAAAATGTGCTCGCGGTGTTGGGCACGGCATTGGGCGAGCGGCATATTCGCTTGCTGCGGCGGTTTGCCGATCGCATCGTGCTGGTGCTCGATGGCGACGAGGCGGGCCAGAAGCGGACCGGCGAAGTGCTGTCGCTCTTCGTGGCCGAGCAAGTCGATTTGCGGATCGTCACCTTGCCCGACGAATTGGACCCCTGCGATTTCCTGCTCGAACGTGGGGCCGACGCGTTTCGCAAATTGCTCGACTCGCCGGTCGATGCTTTGGAACATGCCTTTCGCATGGCAACGCGTGGATTGGATATCGCCACGATGCCGCATCAAGCGCAAGTGGCTCTCGATGGCCTGTTGCAAACGATCGCCAAGGCGCCGCGGCTGCGCGAAGGCACGACGAGCGAAACGCGCATTCGCCAGTGGGCGATGATGGCCCGGCTGGCCCGGATGTTTGGCATCGACGAGGCGGTGCTGCGTGGGCGGTTGAGCGAACTGCGGGAAAAGCAGCGATCGGCTAAGAACACTGTCTCGGCTGCGGGCTCCAGCGGGGGAACGTTGCAAGGGGATTCATCGGCCAATGCACCCGTCGCGTTTGCGGCGTTGAACCCGTGGGATCGCGAGCTACTGGAAATTTTGCTGTTGGAACCGGAAGCGGTGGCGGCGGTGGCCGAGGTGATTCGGCCGGAGCAATTGATGAGCGAGGCGAGCCGGCGGATTTACCTTGCTTGTTGCCGCCTGGCCGCGGCGGGCGCGACGCCCGATTTCCAGCGCTTGCTGCTGGAATTCGACGACCCGCGCTACAAGAATCTATTGGTCGAGTTGGACGAGCAAGGCCATGCGAAGCGATCGCTCGACGCGGCCGCCCGGCTGCGCGAGTTGTTGGATGCGTTTCGCTGCCGAGACGAAGATCGCCGCACGCGCGACCAGGCGCGTGCGGTCGAGGAAAAGCGTCTGGCAGCGGACGAAGAGTTGGATGTGTTGCAGCAATTGATTGAGCAAAAGAGGAATCGGCAAGGCATTTCCGCGCCCACGGATGGGTAA
- a CDS encoding C4-type zinc ribbon domain-containing protein, with protein MTFTAAALRELHRLHRQLSDLRERLDRGPKQIKARQANVAAAEEKRAKFQADSKAARVAIDQKQLLLRSGEAKIFDLKNKLNTCHTNREYQALRDQILADEMANSVLSDEILEAMERSDQFKLTISEADQQLAKAKEELVKVQQAVRSQEENLLADVARLEKELREAETGLPDDLREAYQRIVKAHGEDAMAQVEGESCGGCHKQLTPNIMSQLSMGSVVFCKTCGRLLYLPEDRTPTKKA; from the coding sequence ATGACATTCACCGCGGCCGCGCTCCGCGAATTGCACCGCCTTCATCGTCAGCTTTCCGATCTGCGCGAGCGCCTCGACCGGGGGCCGAAGCAGATCAAGGCCCGGCAGGCGAACGTCGCCGCCGCCGAAGAAAAACGCGCCAAATTCCAGGCCGATTCGAAGGCGGCCCGCGTCGCCATCGATCAGAAACAACTGCTGCTGCGGTCCGGCGAGGCCAAGATTTTCGACCTCAAAAACAAGCTGAACACCTGCCACACCAATCGCGAATATCAGGCCCTGCGAGATCAAATCCTGGCCGATGAGATGGCCAACAGCGTGCTCTCCGACGAGATTCTCGAAGCGATGGAGCGCAGCGACCAGTTCAAGCTCACGATCTCTGAGGCCGACCAGCAACTCGCCAAAGCCAAGGAAGAACTCGTCAAAGTGCAGCAAGCGGTTCGGTCGCAAGAAGAAAACTTGCTCGCCGATGTCGCCAGGTTGGAAAAAGAGCTGCGCGAAGCCGAGACCGGCCTGCCCGACGATCTCCGCGAAGCTTATCAGCGGATCGTGAAAGCGCATGGCGAAGACGCGATGGCCCAGGTCGAAGGGGAAAGCTGCGGCGGCTGCCATAAACAGCTTACCCCCAACATCATGAGCCAACTCTCGATGGGAAGCGTCGTGTTTTGCAAGACCTGCGGCCGGCTGCTCTACCTGCCGGAAGACCGCACGCCGACGAAAAAGGCTTAG
- a CDS encoding glycosyltransferase family 87 protein, whose protein sequence is MPPAAAPSDTSSSLDPASPPARYLPKSTRTTICIALAAFFVGWGLTDIRNRGRYDPARPLNHMTDLTVYTVAGAAFFDGRDPYLVSNPRGWHYLYPPLLAIVLSPLAKLDSQWQVVIWYFCNLVFAWGCCYESLRFLRLLKPAVPPMAATFGTSGAPQPVWGSAPPWLVASAGAAMLWPALNCLHRGQVGLLVTYLVLLGARLGLGSRSWRGWAAGGCALALAVTVKLTPIMPALFLSAMLALPVVMGWNRRLLAPAAGLVGGIAAGLALFLLLLPAAAVGWSANLQHLHRFVDLVVLNQDVGGGNDLTYHSVRNQSLVNAMYRLGNLVAYECGKGPSDLAEPEEQGPSMPMDSRFAHDALLAMRLGLLGLLTAIGWRAARRGMPLDIAAAFGASCVATLLISPLSWAHHYLIAAPGLLAVPLWFAWSGRDRFAKNLAYSAVGLIWAHYLLLDWTGRIGLLGIGTGVWFIAAAVGMLWSKKAKAGEIAKADESGGADPSPDLRAA, encoded by the coding sequence ATGCCGCCCGCTGCTGCACCATCTGACACTTCGAGCTCGCTCGATCCTGCGTCTCCGCCGGCACGGTATCTGCCGAAATCGACTCGGACGACGATTTGCATCGCGCTGGCGGCTTTTTTTGTCGGCTGGGGGCTGACCGACATTCGCAACCGAGGCCGGTATGATCCGGCGCGGCCGCTGAATCACATGACCGATCTGACGGTCTACACCGTGGCCGGCGCCGCGTTCTTCGATGGCCGTGATCCTTATTTGGTGTCGAATCCGCGCGGCTGGCATTATCTCTATCCGCCGCTACTGGCAATCGTGCTCTCGCCGCTGGCGAAATTGGATAGCCAATGGCAGGTGGTGATCTGGTATTTCTGCAATCTCGTGTTTGCCTGGGGCTGCTGCTACGAATCACTGCGATTCTTGCGGCTGCTGAAACCGGCAGTTCCCCCCATGGCAGCCACCTTTGGAACCTCGGGTGCGCCCCAACCCGTCTGGGGCAGCGCGCCGCCTTGGCTCGTCGCGAGCGCGGGCGCGGCAATGCTTTGGCCGGCGCTCAATTGCCTGCATCGCGGACAGGTCGGATTGCTGGTTACGTATCTCGTGCTGCTGGGTGCGCGGCTCGGGCTGGGGAGCCGCTCGTGGCGCGGATGGGCCGCCGGCGGCTGCGCGCTGGCGCTGGCAGTTACCGTGAAACTGACTCCCATCATGCCCGCGCTGTTTCTGTCGGCCATGCTGGCGCTGCCGGTCGTGATGGGCTGGAATCGTCGATTGCTCGCTCCGGCCGCCGGACTTGTCGGCGGCATCGCGGCCGGGCTGGCGCTGTTCTTGCTGCTGCTTCCGGCGGCGGCGGTCGGCTGGTCGGCGAATTTGCAGCATTTGCACCGCTTTGTCGACCTGGTCGTATTGAATCAGGATGTGGGAGGCGGCAACGATCTGACTTACCATAGCGTGCGGAATCAAAGTCTGGTCAACGCCATGTATCGGCTGGGAAACTTGGTGGCCTACGAGTGTGGAAAGGGCCCGTCGGATCTCGCCGAACCGGAAGAGCAAGGGCCGTCGATGCCGATGGATAGTCGGTTCGCGCACGACGCGCTGCTCGCGATGCGGCTTGGATTGCTGGGGCTGTTGACCGCCATCGGCTGGCGAGCGGCGCGGCGCGGCATGCCGCTCGATATCGCGGCGGCTTTCGGAGCATCCTGCGTTGCGACGCTTTTGATCTCGCCGCTATCGTGGGCGCATCATTATCTGATCGCGGCCCCTGGATTGCTGGCCGTGCCGCTGTGGTTTGCTTGGAGCGGCCGAGATCGGTTCGCAAAGAATTTGGCCTATTCGGCGGTCGGGCTGATATGGGCCCACTATCTGTTGCTAGACTGGACGGGCCGAATCGGATTGCTCGGCATCGGCACCGGCGTTTGGTTCATCGCCGCCGCGGTCGGCATGCTGTGGTCGAAGAAAGCGAAAGCGGGTGAAATCGCAAAGGCCGATGAGAGCGGCGGCGCCGACCCCTCGCCGGACCTGCGGGCCGCGTGA